One genomic window of Arachis hypogaea cultivar Tifrunner chromosome 8, arahy.Tifrunner.gnm2.J5K5, whole genome shotgun sequence includes the following:
- the LOC112707053 gene encoding uncharacterized protein yields the protein MARTRCVDKSGMKKGAWTPEEDSKLIAYITRYGSWNWRQLPRFAGLARCGKSCRLRWLNYLRPNIKRGNYTQEEEDIIVTMHKKIGNKWSVIASNLPGRTDNDIKNHWHSSLKRRSHQRNTRQKVKATAAATAPAAAIAAVNTTTNPNNNNNASLQYSPQTSSDTVSGPLSPQLSSTIIATNNHNENNSDYFDDIDFLNYYTQHAIENLWSETFLAEQIDNCNGGFVSLDATTTQISDSSELLSPQSSSLSSAENNDNLFTFAETTAKAFDEVFWTEHYAVDLSCVPNELLTPSVDPYVCPVAVYDDLDLWTQSNFT from the exons ATGGCGAGAACCCGTTGCGTTGACAAAAGTGGAATGAAGAAAGGTGCTTGGACTCCCGAAGAAGATAGCAAGCTAATTGCTTATATTACTAGGTATGGTTCCTGGAATTGGCGACAACTCCCTAGGTTTGCAG gtctGGCAAGATGTGGAAAGAGTTGCAGATTGAGATGGCTCAATTATCTGAGGCCCAACATCAAACGAGGGAACtacactcaagaagaagaagatattatTGTTACAATGCACAAGAAGATAGGAAACAA GTGGTCTGTGATTGCATCCAATCTACCAGGAAGAACAGATAACGATATAAAGAATCATTGGCACTCCTCCCTCAAGAGGCGCTCTCATCAGAGAAACACACGTCAAAAGGTTAAGGCCACCGCCGCTGCCACCGCCCCTGCCGCTGCCATTGCCGCAGTGAACACCACCACCAAccctaataataacaataacgcTTCACTTCAATATTCTCCTCAGACCTCTTCTGACACTGTCTCTGGCCCCTTGTCCCCTCAATTATCCTCCACAATAATCGCAACTAATAATCATAACGAAAATAATTCAGACTACTTTGACGACATCgattttttgaattattatacACAGCACGCAATTGAAAATCTGTGGTCAGAGACATTTCTAGCTGAACAAATAGACAATTGTAACGGTGGTTTTGTTTCATTGGACGCTACTACTACGCAGATCTCGGATTCTTCGGAATTGCTGTCTCcgcaatcatcatcattatcaagtGCAGAGAATAATGATAACTTATTTACCTTTGCAGAAACAACAGCGAAAGCTTTTGATGAAGTGTTTTGGACAGAACATTATGCTGTAGATTTGTCTTGTGTTCCAAATGAACTACTTACGCCTTCTGTGGACCCGTATGTTTGTCCTGTGGCTGTGTATGATGATTTAGATCTGTGGACTCAAAGCAATTTTACATGA
- the LOC140174709 gene encoding protein MAIN-LIKE 1-like has product MPFGECTITLQDVAYHLGLPVDGPYVSGCLTDFHLYIEGGRPAWQWFHELLGVLPPENQVQKFAVNCTWFQESLGECPDGANEETVRRFSRAYIMMLLGTQLFADKSGNRIHIRWLPYVARLEEMGGYSWGSAALAWLYRCRCRVANRHVVKLAGPLQLLQSWIFWRFPSFRPTGYDAFSWPLASRWSGYNPGISNKGPRVQMARLKIDLLQPWDRTRRHPGCPSGGLGALAYDVMAVCDVPDLFCGGRVASD; this is encoded by the exons atgccgttcggagagtgcaccatCACGCTTCAGGACGTCGCATATCATCTGGGGTTGCCAGTGGACGGACCTTACGTCAGTGGTTGCCTGACAGACTTCCACCTTTACATTGAGGGTGGGAGGCCAGCTTGGCAGTGGTTCCATGAGTTGCTCGGTGTTTTACCTCCCGAGAACCAGGTTCAGAAATTCGCAGTCAACTGCACCTGGTTCCAGGAGTCACTTGGAGAGTGTCCCGATGGGGCTAATGAGGAGACAGTTAGGCGCTTTTCCcgtgcctatatcatgatgttaTTGGGCACGCAGCTGTTTGCTGACAAGTCCGGCAATCGTATACACATCAGATGGCTACCCTATGTTGCTcggcttgaggagatgggtggCTACAGTTGGGGGTCGGCGGCACTagcatggttgtaccggtgcagGTGCCGAGTCGCCAACAGACATGTCGTGAAGTTAGCTGGGCCTTTACAGTTACTGCAGTCTTGGATCTTCTGGAGGTTTCCTTCTTTTAGGCCTACTGGGTATGATGCGTTTAGCTGGCCCCTTGCCTCGAG ATGGTCTGGTTACAATCCTGGAATTAGCAACAAGGGACCTCGGGTACAGATGGCTCGCCTGAAGATCGACTTGTTACAGCCTTGGGAT CGCACTCGACGTCATCCAGGTTGTCCATCCGGAGGTCTTGGAGCCTTGGCATACGATGTTATGGCGGTGTGTGACGTCCCTGATTTATTTTGCGGTGGTCGAGTGGCATCAGATTGA